In Niveispirillum cyanobacteriorum, the following proteins share a genomic window:
- a CDS encoding ABC transporter ATP-binding protein, which translates to MPDSLNRPADTKATGNAPAAAVEIKDLRKTYRGTPKSPPKEALKGISLTIPRGSIYGLLGPNGAGKSTTINILAGLVNKTSGKASIWGIDIDEQPRSARAAIGVVPQELNLDPFFTPREILDLQAGLYGVPKSERQTDALLEAVGLKDKANAYARTLSGGMRRRLMVAKAMVHAPPVLVLDEPTAGVDVELRQSLWAHVRELNKAGTTIVLTTHYLEEAQELCDTIAIVNHGQVVACESTEKLLGRIDSKEMVVTLDADLTEVPEAFRGFDAKLDGPRRLAIHYKPSQTRVADLLGAMAAAGLAVKDLSMVESDLEDVFLEMTRAPAA; encoded by the coding sequence ATGCCTGACAGCCTGAACCGCCCCGCCGATACCAAAGCCACCGGCAACGCCCCCGCCGCCGCTGTGGAGATCAAGGATCTGCGCAAGACCTACCGCGGCACGCCCAAGTCCCCGCCCAAGGAGGCGTTGAAGGGCATCTCGCTGACCATTCCGCGCGGGTCGATCTATGGCCTGCTAGGCCCCAATGGGGCAGGCAAAAGTACCACGATCAACATCCTGGCCGGTCTGGTGAACAAGACCAGCGGCAAGGCCAGCATCTGGGGCATCGATATCGATGAGCAGCCCCGGTCGGCCCGTGCCGCCATCGGCGTGGTGCCGCAGGAACTGAACCTGGACCCGTTCTTCACCCCGCGTGAGATCCTGGATTTGCAGGCTGGCCTGTACGGCGTGCCCAAGTCGGAACGTCAGACCGATGCGCTGCTGGAGGCGGTGGGCCTGAAGGACAAGGCCAATGCCTATGCCCGCACCTTGTCGGGCGGCATGCGCCGCCGTCTGATGGTGGCCAAGGCCATGGTGCATGCCCCGCCGGTCCTTGTTCTGGACGAACCGACGGCCGGCGTGGACGTGGAACTGCGGCAAAGCCTGTGGGCGCATGTGCGCGAATTGAACAAGGCCGGCACCACCATCGTCCTGACCACCCATTACCTGGAAGAAGCGCAGGAACTGTGTGACACCATCGCCATCGTGAACCATGGCCAGGTCGTAGCCTGCGAGTCGACCGAAAAGCTGCTGGGCCGTATCGACAGCAAGGAAATGGTGGTCACCCTGGATGCCGACCTGACGGAAGTGCCGGAGGCCTTCCGGGGTTTCGACGCCAAGCTGGACGGTCCCCGCCGTCTGGCCATCCATTACAAGCCCAGCCAGACCCGCGTCGCCGACCTGCTGGGTGCCATGGCGGCGGCGGGGCTGGCCGTGAAGGACCTGTCCATGGTCGAAAGCGACCTGGAGGATGTGTTCCTGGAAATGACCCGCGCGCCCGCCGCCTGA
- a CDS encoding ChbG/HpnK family deacetylase has protein sequence MQPRTIRVIADDYALSPGVSEGILVLARAGRLSGTGAMVPGPRWREDARRLLDTPAGFQTGVHLTLTGGLSPLGPMPALCPDGRFPSLGRWLAMAHAGLLSSGSAQQDLSAEIARQLDAFEGAMGRAPHFVDGHQHLHLLPGIRPLLLNAIARRYPPGSVWLRDCAEPAGRIVRRGVTVGKALFIAFLSRGLARRAASHAIPTNAGFSGIYGFEGNLPALMERFLFELPAGALVMVHPALPDAELAALDPVVAARQAEMSYLAGQEWPAALFRAGLRLG, from the coding sequence ATGCAGCCCCGCACCATCCGCGTCATTGCTGATGATTACGCCCTGTCACCGGGCGTTTCAGAAGGCATCCTGGTGTTGGCGCGGGCCGGGCGCCTGTCGGGGACCGGTGCCATGGTGCCGGGTCCGCGCTGGCGCGAGGATGCCAGACGCCTGCTGGACACGCCCGCTGGGTTCCAGACGGGTGTGCATCTGACCCTGACGGGTGGCCTGTCGCCCCTGGGGCCAATGCCGGCGCTTTGCCCCGATGGGCGGTTCCCGAGTTTGGGTCGGTGGCTGGCCATGGCCCATGCCGGGCTGCTGTCGTCGGGGTCGGCGCAACAGGACCTGTCGGCAGAGATCGCGCGACAGCTGGATGCGTTCGAAGGGGCGATGGGCCGGGCCCCTCACTTCGTGGACGGGCATCAGCATCTGCATCTTCTGCCCGGTATCCGGCCCCTGCTGCTGAATGCCATCGCCCGCCGCTATCCGCCCGGTTCCGTCTGGCTGCGCGATTGTGCGGAACCGGCGGGACGCATTGTTCGGCGCGGCGTGACCGTCGGCAAAGCCCTGTTCATTGCGTTTCTGTCGCGCGGGCTAGCCCGGCGGGCGGCCTCCCATGCCATTCCCACCAATGCCGGTTTCAGCGGCATTTATGGGTTTGAGGGCAACCTTCCCGCCTTGATGGAGCGTTTCCTTTTCGAATTGCCGGCTGGTGCACTTGTGATGGTTCACCCTGCCCTGCCCGATGCGGAACTGGCCGCATTGGACCCGGTCGTAGCCGCGCGGCAGGCGGAAATGTCTTACCTTGCCGGGCAAGAATGGCCAGCCGCGCTATTTCGAGCCGGGCTGCGGCTTGGATAA
- a CDS encoding zinc-finger domain-containing protein has protein sequence MQPAETIYIDEDTVGCDGGGGALGHPLVYLTLSPKGSVDCPYCGRHYVQTEAGKAAGGGHGH, from the coding sequence ATGCAGCCGGCCGAGACCATCTATATCGACGAAGACACCGTCGGCTGCGATGGCGGCGGCGGCGCGCTGGGCCATCCGCTGGTCTATCTGACCCTGTCGCCCAAGGGCAGCGTCGATTGCCCCTATTGCGGCCGCCATTATGTGCAGACCGAGGCCGGCAAGGCCGCCGGTGGCGGCCACGGGCATTGA